The following are encoded in a window of Streptomyces sp. SAT1 genomic DNA:
- a CDS encoding alkene reductase: MTTLFDSYRLGDLTLPNRVVMAPMTRVRAAAGGLATPSMAAYYAQRATAGLIVSEGVQPSLVGQSNPGTPGLHTDEQVESWRPVTAAVHANGGRIFAQIMHGGRVSHPDTTGMRPVGPSAVAATGDVFTPSGPRPAPVPRALDTAEVPEHAHAYARAARRAVDAGFDGVELHGANGYLISQFLSSNANLRTDRYGGPVAHRIRFAVEAVSATVDAVGAARTGIRLSPGGTFWGVEERDVLELYTALLGELARLRVAYVHLEATAGEDLLRELRRAWPGTLVMNPVLPMGARQTGRADADHWLGLGAELISFGRGFIANPDLVERLRTGVPLAPVDESTYYQGGDAGYLTYPAHRYTAAG; this comes from the coding sequence ATGACGACCCTCTTCGACAGCTACCGGCTCGGGGACCTGACCCTGCCCAACCGGGTGGTGATGGCCCCGATGACCCGGGTGCGGGCCGCCGCCGGGGGACTGGCGACGCCGTCGATGGCGGCGTACTACGCCCAGCGGGCGACGGCCGGACTGATCGTGTCCGAGGGGGTGCAGCCGAGCCTGGTCGGACAGTCGAACCCGGGGACACCGGGGCTGCACACCGACGAACAGGTCGAGTCCTGGCGTCCCGTGACCGCGGCCGTGCACGCCAACGGCGGCCGGATCTTCGCGCAGATCATGCACGGCGGGCGGGTCTCGCACCCCGACACGACCGGGATGCGGCCGGTGGGACCCTCGGCCGTCGCCGCGACCGGCGACGTGTTCACCCCCTCCGGGCCGCGCCCCGCACCCGTGCCGCGCGCCCTGGACACCGCCGAAGTGCCCGAGCACGCCCACGCGTACGCCCGAGCGGCCCGCCGAGCCGTGGACGCCGGTTTCGACGGTGTGGAACTGCACGGTGCCAACGGCTATCTGATCTCGCAGTTCCTCTCCTCCAACGCCAACCTCCGCACCGACCGCTACGGAGGCCCGGTCGCCCACCGGATCCGCTTCGCCGTCGAGGCGGTGTCCGCGACCGTCGACGCGGTGGGCGCCGCCCGGACCGGCATCCGGCTCTCCCCGGGCGGCACCTTCTGGGGCGTCGAGGAGCGTGACGTCCTGGAGCTGTACACCGCGCTCCTGGGCGAGCTGGCCCGGCTCCGTGTGGCCTACGTCCACCTGGAGGCGACGGCCGGTGAGGACCTGCTCCGGGAGCTGCGCCGGGCCTGGCCCGGCACCCTCGTCATGAACCCGGTGCTGCCGATGGGGGCCAGGCAGACCGGCCGCGCCGACGCCGACCACTGGCTCGGGCTGGGCGCCGAACTCATCAGCTTCGGCCGCGGTTTCATCGCCAACCCCGACCTGGTCGAGCGGCTGCGCACCGGCGTCCCCCTGGCCCCCGTCGACGAGAGCACGTACTACCAGGGCGGCGACGCCGGATACCTCACCTACCCCGCCCACCGGTACACGGCGGCGGGCTGA
- a CDS encoding CAP domain-containing protein, producing MGKHRKHQYHRRIAVAAVAVGVVGIPSAALACGGWPGGGTQQTHRVAEEIPSVQWNPSAWGGSAPGTASGRPAPATPSPTAGAGTSLPGASLPGASAPSSPAASSSPGTPAAPHPRDASSARRSAAPAVPAPAAPGSAAKHHGAAASPAASHTARPTAPATTTPASPTASASPAPGASAPSDSAAQILALVNNERAKAGCSALTANPALAAAAQAHSEDMAAHRNMSHTGSDGSAPGDRITAAGYTWSTYGENVAYGYTSAAQVMAAWMDSPGHKANILNCAFKEIGVGLAQPGGYWTQDFGTSR from the coding sequence ATGGGCAAGCATCGCAAGCATCAGTACCACCGGCGGATAGCCGTCGCCGCCGTCGCCGTGGGCGTCGTCGGCATCCCCTCCGCCGCCCTGGCCTGTGGCGGCTGGCCGGGCGGCGGAACGCAACAGACGCACCGCGTCGCCGAGGAGATCCCCTCGGTCCAGTGGAACCCGTCCGCGTGGGGCGGATCCGCACCCGGCACGGCGAGCGGCAGGCCGGCTCCCGCCACCCCGTCCCCGACCGCCGGTGCGGGTACGTCCCTGCCCGGCGCGTCCCTGCCCGGAGCGTCCGCGCCCTCCTCACCGGCCGCGTCGTCCTCCCCCGGCACCCCGGCCGCGCCGCACCCGCGCGACGCGTCGTCGGCCCGCCGTTCCGCCGCACCCGCTGTCCCCGCGCCCGCCGCGCCCGGCTCCGCCGCCAAGCACCACGGCGCCGCCGCCTCACCGGCCGCCTCGCACACCGCCCGGCCCACCGCGCCCGCCACCACCACCCCCGCGTCCCCCACCGCCTCCGCCAGCCCGGCGCCCGGCGCCTCGGCTCCGTCGGACTCCGCCGCCCAGATCCTGGCGCTCGTCAACAACGAGCGGGCGAAGGCGGGTTGCTCGGCGCTGACCGCCAACCCGGCCCTCGCGGCGGCCGCCCAGGCACACAGCGAGGACATGGCGGCCCACCGGAACATGTCGCACACCGGGTCCGACGGATCCGCGCCCGGCGACCGGATCACCGCCGCCGGATACACCTGGAGCACCTACGGCGAGAACGTCGCCTACGGCTACACCAGCGCGGCGCAGGTCATGGCGGCCTGGATGGACAGCCCCGGACACAAGGCCAACATCCTCAACTGCGCGTTCAAGGAGATCGGTGTGGGCCTGGCCCAGCCCGGCGGCTACTGGACGCAGGACTTCGGCACCAGCCGCTGA
- a CDS encoding AAA family ATPase, translated as MDHAEVLLVAGRAGVGKTTVGWEVSALLRDADVAHAVIDGDFMGQVHPAPPQDPDRARITEASLTAVWANFARHGYRRLVYTNTLSVLTETAGMFRRALGADVRIVRVLLTASDATARERLVRREIGSELERELTGSARKARLLDRHAPADTVRVATDARSVADIAREVVAATGWAGRDRPARPPA; from the coding sequence ATGGACCATGCGGAGGTGCTGCTCGTCGCAGGACGGGCCGGAGTCGGCAAGACCACGGTGGGATGGGAGGTCTCGGCGCTGCTGCGGGACGCGGACGTCGCGCACGCGGTCATCGACGGGGACTTCATGGGACAGGTGCACCCGGCACCGCCCCAGGACCCCGACCGCGCGCGGATCACCGAGGCGAGCCTGACCGCGGTGTGGGCCAACTTCGCACGGCACGGCTACCGTCGGCTGGTCTACACGAACACGCTCAGCGTGCTCACGGAGACGGCCGGCATGTTCCGGCGGGCGCTCGGCGCGGACGTACGGATCGTACGGGTCCTGCTCACCGCCTCCGACGCCACCGCCCGCGAGCGCCTGGTGCGCCGGGAGATCGGCTCGGAGCTGGAGCGGGAACTGACGGGCAGCGCCCGCAAGGCACGGCTGCTGGACCGGCACGCGCCCGCGGACACCGTCCGGGTGGCCACGGATGCGCGGTCCGTGGCGGACATCGCCCGCGAGGTGGTGGCCGCCACCGGCTGGGCCGGACGGGACCGGCCCGCTCGGCCGCCCGCGTGA
- a CDS encoding MerR family transcriptional regulator encodes MRIGELASRTGVSVRSLRYYEEQGLLSSSRSTGGQRHYTEVEVERVAFIQRLYAAGLSSRTIAELLPCVDAPSEEHSDAALERMAQERDRLSAHIAELARTRDALDALMAAAREYRERLRPTTAA; translated from the coding sequence ATGCGGATCGGGGAGCTCGCGTCGCGCACGGGGGTCAGCGTCAGGTCCTTGCGGTACTACGAGGAGCAGGGGTTGCTGAGCAGTTCCCGCAGCACCGGCGGGCAGCGGCACTACACCGAGGTGGAGGTCGAACGGGTGGCGTTCATCCAGCGGTTGTACGCCGCGGGGCTGTCCAGCCGCACCATCGCCGAACTCCTGCCGTGCGTCGACGCGCCCAGCGAGGAGCACTCCGACGCCGCGCTGGAGCGGATGGCGCAGGAGCGCGACCGGCTCTCCGCGCACATCGCCGAGCTCGCGCGCACCAGGGACGCCCTCGACGCGCTGATGGCAGCGGCCCGGGAGTACCGGGAGCGCCTGCGGCCGACCACCGCCGCGTGA
- a CDS encoding TetR/AcrR family transcriptional regulator, which yields MSDTFKRRAPSRRGAGGALKEEILMAAARLLAESGREEALSLRAVAREVGISAPSVYLHFKDRSELVAAVTQRAYDRLVGELREAGRGDGGPRAAVRAMARRYCAFAVENPRRYRLMFGVERVAGPREQLPRHPVWLVLAAWEEALAACHRARSAQVDAKEDALMLWAALHGIVAIAMALPYEVDTDGIEQRADAVVDRMVAG from the coding sequence GTGTCCGACACGTTCAAGCGGCGCGCACCGAGCCGGCGCGGCGCGGGCGGTGCCCTGAAGGAGGAGATCCTGATGGCCGCGGCCCGGCTGCTGGCCGAGTCGGGCCGGGAGGAGGCGCTGTCGCTGCGCGCGGTCGCACGGGAGGTCGGGATCTCGGCGCCGAGTGTGTATCTGCACTTCAAGGACAGGTCGGAGCTGGTGGCGGCGGTGACGCAGCGGGCCTACGACCGGCTCGTCGGGGAGCTGCGGGAGGCCGGGCGGGGCGACGGCGGGCCGCGTGCGGCCGTACGGGCGATGGCACGGCGGTATTGCGCCTTCGCGGTGGAGAATCCGCGGCGCTACCGGCTGATGTTCGGTGTGGAGCGGGTCGCCGGGCCGCGCGAGCAGTTGCCCCGGCATCCGGTGTGGCTGGTGCTCGCGGCGTGGGAGGAGGCGCTCGCGGCCTGCCACCGGGCGCGCTCCGCGCAGGTGGACGCCAAGGAGGACGCCCTGATGCTGTGGGCGGCGCTGCACGGGATCGTGGCCATCGCGATGGCGTTGCCCTACGAGGTCGACACGGACGGGATCGAGCAACGGGCGGACGCCGTGGTCGATCGCATGGTGGCCGGATAG
- a CDS encoding GNAT family N-acetyltransferase, whose translation MTDWTTRPETAADTAAVRGVNLAAFPTPAEADLVDALRADPTAWIDGLSLLATAPDGTVTGHALLTRCHIGDRPALALAPCAVLPAAQRTGAGSAAVRAALDAARARGEHLVVVLGHPAYYPRFGFTPASRFGIRAPFEVPDEAMMALPLDDARPVPAGTIRYAAAFGAF comes from the coding sequence ATGACCGACTGGACCACCCGGCCCGAGACCGCTGCCGACACCGCCGCCGTGCGCGGCGTCAACCTCGCCGCCTTCCCCACCCCGGCGGAGGCCGACCTCGTCGACGCGCTGCGCGCCGATCCCACCGCCTGGATCGACGGGCTCTCCCTGCTGGCCACCGCTCCCGACGGCACCGTGACCGGGCACGCGCTGCTCACCCGGTGCCACATCGGCGACCGGCCCGCGCTGGCCCTGGCCCCCTGCGCGGTGCTGCCCGCGGCCCAGCGCACCGGCGCCGGCTCCGCCGCCGTCCGCGCCGCCCTGGACGCCGCACGCGCCCGGGGCGAGCACCTGGTCGTCGTCCTCGGCCACCCCGCGTACTACCCGCGGTTCGGCTTCACCCCGGCCTCCCGCTTCGGCATCCGCGCCCCCTTCGAGGTGCCCGACGAGGCGATGATGGCCCTGCCCCTCGACGACGCCCGCCCGGTTCCGGCCGGCACGATCCGGTACGCCGCCGCGTTCGGCGCGTTCTGA
- a CDS encoding ScbR family autoregulator-binding transcription factor: MQAAAHLFFEQGYAATSIADISELSARTSGAIYFHYAGKEQLARAVVEAHFAAWPALIARHENVGAPALERLVRLSYAVARAFRDDVFVRAGARLWAERRSINVEMPPPFLDWIATVEHLLDEARAEGTLAAGAEPVRDATTLVSAFFGLHTLSDALDERRLIEDRLTAFWQLMLPALQGVPAPAALLDRVREDTASLPR, from the coding sequence TTGCAGGCAGCCGCGCATCTGTTCTTCGAACAGGGGTACGCGGCGACGAGTATCGCCGACATCAGCGAACTGTCCGCCCGGACCAGCGGCGCCATCTATTTCCATTACGCGGGCAAGGAGCAGTTGGCGCGCGCGGTGGTCGAGGCGCATTTCGCCGCCTGGCCCGCACTGATCGCCCGCCACGAGAACGTGGGCGCGCCCGCGCTGGAGAGGCTGGTGCGGCTCAGTTACGCGGTCGCCCGCGCCTTCCGCGACGACGTGTTCGTCCGCGCGGGCGCGCGGCTGTGGGCCGAACGCCGGTCGATCAACGTGGAGATGCCCCCGCCGTTCCTGGACTGGATCGCCACCGTGGAGCACCTGCTAGACGAGGCCCGTGCGGAAGGGACACTCGCCGCGGGGGCCGAGCCGGTCCGGGACGCGACGACCCTGGTGTCCGCGTTCTTCGGTCTGCACACGCTGTCCGACGCGCTGGACGAGCGGCGTCTCATCGAGGACCGGCTGACCGCCTTCTGGCAGCTGATGCTCCCGGCCCTCCAGGGCGTGCCCGCCCCCGCCGCCCTGCTGGACCGGGTCAGGGAGGACACCGCCTCCCTGCCCCGCTGA
- a CDS encoding HAD family hydrolase has product MTKQHTLDPDWAPEAVVFDCDGTLVDSERHWERARGVVLRGFGHAPGPEFAERSKGLHYTECGALMAEVIGRPDCAEELAEQLLAAYRALVARDPSPMSGARELVTVLSRTAPLAVASNCPADLVEFSLESVGLLHHFEHVVVPEGPIRPKPYPDTYAEAVRRLGSNGENALAVEDSVNGLRAAKRAGLRVVGVGARPSPDALDLSSLWVRDLEDPELMAWANGLPPAKRGRSGAAFEPSVPPPGGPPDTDADVLR; this is encoded by the coding sequence ATGACGAAACAGCACACCCTCGATCCCGACTGGGCACCCGAAGCAGTCGTCTTCGACTGCGACGGCACCCTCGTCGACTCCGAACGGCACTGGGAACGCGCCCGTGGCGTCGTCCTGCGCGGCTTCGGCCACGCTCCCGGCCCGGAGTTCGCCGAGCGCAGCAAGGGCCTGCACTACACCGAGTGCGGAGCACTCATGGCCGAAGTGATCGGCAGACCGGACTGCGCCGAGGAGCTGGCGGAACAGCTTCTCGCCGCGTACCGCGCCCTGGTCGCCCGCGACCCGTCGCCCATGTCGGGCGCCCGGGAGCTGGTCACCGTCCTCAGCCGCACGGCACCCCTGGCCGTGGCCAGCAACTGCCCTGCGGATCTCGTGGAGTTCAGCCTGGAGTCGGTCGGCCTGCTCCACCACTTCGAGCACGTGGTCGTCCCCGAGGGCCCCATCCGGCCCAAGCCGTACCCGGACACCTACGCCGAGGCCGTCCGCCGCCTCGGCTCCAACGGCGAGAACGCGCTGGCCGTCGAGGACTCGGTCAACGGTCTCAGGGCGGCCAAGCGGGCCGGACTGCGCGTGGTCGGCGTCGGCGCCCGCCCCAGCCCGGACGCCCTCGACCTGTCCTCGCTGTGGGTCCGCGACCTGGAGGACCCCGAGCTCATGGCCTGGGCGAACGGGCTTCCGCCCGCGAAACGCGGTCGCTCCGGTGCCGCCTTCGAGCCGAGCGTGCCGCCTCCGGGAGGCCCGCCCGACACCGACGCCGACGTGTTGCGCTGA
- a CDS encoding PucR family transcriptional regulator — MEPEPTPHPGGPTLAHLLALAGPGMLDVVAAPLGTDVPVADVVVHDVGEDRDDDWTAPGHVLLTPGASADSPEAADVLRAADRAGATAVVLRSGARRPPAALAAAAARGRTALLLRAPGTDWTEVLGRLRTALAHSGAGAPAGMAGLRLGDLAGLANTVADLVGGAITIEDPRSRVLAYSRLEHAADPLRLLTILGQEVPRWRVAELRERGFFQALWSSGDVVRLPADDRYAERLAIAVRHGGDVLGSIWAAADGRPLAEDAAAALRTAARAAAPHLVHHEVWGREEAGRREQMVKDLLEGRPGAQQAARGLGVAPDGPYTVLVAEVYDTRDPRGPTGPRPSGPAAASGAPAAATDTTGHRVLDLLALQAAASLPGCVSARSGGRLFVLTPAAGGAEADPARRMVAAARSVPHSVVFAGVGQRAADLSELPASRESAELVVRVLRERAAAAPGPWTSASALHRDVVSEAALLRVLDSVEPTWQEMNGPVHAMVAHDRTHGSAYGESVAAYLDAFGDTRAAALSLNVHPNTLRYRLRRAQELFGVDVGDPVGRLLAGLGLRLARRGG, encoded by the coding sequence ATGGAGCCCGAGCCGACCCCGCACCCCGGCGGTCCGACGCTGGCCCACCTCCTCGCCCTGGCCGGGCCCGGGATGCTCGACGTGGTCGCGGCACCGCTCGGCACCGACGTCCCGGTGGCCGACGTGGTGGTGCACGACGTCGGCGAGGACCGCGACGACGACTGGACGGCGCCCGGACACGTACTGCTCACCCCGGGGGCATCGGCCGACTCCCCGGAGGCGGCGGACGTCCTGCGCGCCGCCGACCGGGCCGGGGCCACCGCCGTGGTACTGCGCTCCGGGGCCCGCAGGCCGCCCGCGGCCCTGGCCGCGGCCGCCGCCCGGGGCCGCACCGCCCTGCTGCTGCGCGCCCCGGGCACCGACTGGACCGAGGTGCTCGGGCGGCTGCGTACCGCCCTGGCGCACAGCGGCGCCGGCGCCCCGGCCGGGATGGCGGGGCTGCGCCTCGGCGACCTGGCGGGACTGGCCAACACCGTGGCCGACCTGGTCGGCGGTGCCATCACCATCGAGGACCCGCGCTCCCGGGTGCTGGCCTACTCCCGGCTGGAGCACGCGGCGGACCCGCTGCGCCTGCTCACCATCCTCGGCCAGGAGGTGCCCCGCTGGCGGGTCGCCGAACTCCGCGAACGCGGCTTCTTCCAGGCGCTGTGGAGCAGCGGCGACGTGGTGCGGCTGCCCGCCGACGACCGCTATGCCGAGCGGCTGGCCATCGCCGTACGGCACGGCGGCGACGTGCTCGGCTCGATCTGGGCCGCCGCCGACGGGCGTCCGCTCGCCGAGGACGCGGCGGCGGCGCTGCGGACCGCGGCACGGGCCGCCGCACCGCATCTCGTGCACCACGAGGTCTGGGGCAGGGAGGAGGCCGGACGCCGCGAGCAGATGGTGAAGGACCTGCTCGAAGGCCGCCCCGGCGCCCAGCAGGCGGCCCGCGGACTCGGTGTGGCACCCGACGGGCCGTACACGGTCCTCGTCGCCGAGGTGTACGACACCCGCGATCCCAGGGGACCCACTGGTCCCCGTCCGTCCGGCCCCGCCGCGGCCTCCGGGGCGCCGGCCGCGGCCACGGACACCACCGGGCACCGGGTGCTGGATCTGCTCGCCCTCCAGGCCGCCGCCTCCCTGCCGGGCTGTGTGAGCGCCCGCTCGGGCGGCCGGCTGTTCGTCCTGACACCCGCCGCCGGGGGAGCCGAGGCCGACCCCGCGCGCCGTATGGTCGCCGCCGCACGCTCCGTCCCGCACAGCGTGGTCTTCGCCGGGGTGGGGCAGCGGGCGGCGGACCTGTCGGAGCTGCCCGCCTCCCGCGAGTCGGCCGAACTGGTGGTACGGGTCCTGCGCGAGCGGGCGGCCGCGGCCCCCGGACCCTGGACCTCGGCCTCGGCGCTCCACCGGGACGTGGTCTCCGAGGCCGCCCTGCTCCGGGTGCTCGACAGCGTCGAGCCCACCTGGCAGGAGATGAACGGGCCGGTGCACGCGATGGTCGCGCACGACCGGACGCACGGCTCCGCGTACGGCGAGTCGGTCGCCGCCTACCTGGACGCCTTCGGCGACACCCGGGCCGCGGCGCTCAGCCTCAACGTGCATCCCAACACCCTGCGCTACCGGCTGCGCCGCGCCCAGGAACTGTTCGGCGTCGACGTGGGCGACCCCGTGGGCCGACTGCTGGCGGGCCTCGGCCTCCGCCTCGCCCGGCGCGGCGGCTGA
- a CDS encoding ScbA/BarX family gamma-butyrolactone biosynthesis protein: MGSGRSSHAPRASDGPQGRGAGETCLTPSSWSRTVPRELVHRVSVAEVLLTDVRPCGRLAFCAAALWPRSHPTFPRGHDSRHSPWLVVETVRQLGIYIPRCHFGVPAAARFLIDDVSYRIDPDREPRAPHGGSEITCRVTVTGLTGAPGSDHPRRMRLRADFRSGGQVFARADGGARFLTAERYATVRTVSAGPPPRAATARPRPQPALLGVPAEADALVALDGGTLVVDPADLRHPFLFDHETDHVPGMALLEAARQAVALRSAGRLVRPLGGRMTASHFTEHAPPAAVESTAYGRTAVFRFRQGGVVTAGGVLRYQ, translated from the coding sequence ATGGGCTCCGGGCGCAGTTCGCACGCGCCGCGTGCCTCCGACGGACCGCAGGGCCGCGGCGCCGGTGAGACGTGCCTGACACCGTCCAGCTGGTCGCGCACCGTCCCCCGCGAACTGGTCCACCGTGTCTCGGTCGCCGAGGTGCTGCTGACCGACGTACGGCCCTGCGGCCGCCTGGCCTTCTGCGCCGCCGCGCTGTGGCCGCGCTCGCATCCGACGTTCCCGCGCGGGCACGACAGCCGGCACAGCCCGTGGCTGGTCGTCGAGACCGTGCGCCAGCTCGGCATCTACATCCCGCGGTGCCACTTCGGCGTCCCCGCCGCCGCCAGGTTCCTGATCGACGACGTCTCGTACCGGATCGACCCGGACCGTGAGCCGCGGGCGCCCCACGGCGGCAGCGAGATCACCTGCCGGGTCACGGTCACCGGGCTGACCGGGGCCCCCGGGTCCGACCACCCGCGCCGGATGCGGCTGCGGGCCGACTTCCGCAGCGGCGGGCAGGTGTTCGCACGTGCGGACGGCGGGGCGCGCTTCCTGACGGCCGAACGGTACGCGACGGTCCGCACCGTGAGCGCGGGCCCGCCGCCCCGCGCGGCCACCGCCCGCCCGCGGCCCCAGCCGGCCCTGCTCGGCGTCCCGGCGGAGGCGGACGCCCTGGTCGCGCTGGACGGCGGCACCCTGGTGGTGGACCCGGCCGACCTCCGTCACCCGTTCCTGTTCGACCACGAGACGGACCACGTCCCCGGGATGGCCCTGCTGGAGGCGGCGCGGCAGGCCGTGGCCCTGCGCAGCGCAGGACGCCTGGTCCGGCCGCTCGGCGGGCGGATGACCGCGTCGCACTTCACCGAACACGCCCCGCCCGCCGCCGTGGAGAGCACCGCGTACGGCCGTACGGCGGTCTTCCGCTTCCGCCAGGGCGGCGTGGTGACCGCCGGGGGCGTGCTCCGTTACCAGTGA
- a CDS encoding cytochrome P450, translated as MTDTLTDTPAQLPELPMPRASGCPFDPPPALRGLQAGRPVSRVRIWDGSSPWLITRHEDVRALLGDPRISADPSLPGYPHRTAGLKVRDQTRRTFITMDDPEHARLRRMVTAPFAIRKVEALRPSIQQIVDDLIDALLAGPKPVDLVESFALPLPSLVICELLGVPYEKHDFFQRNTRVIVRRTSTAEELLAASEALTDYLDELLTVKLADPGDDLLSQLAVQRVATGEMTQRQAAETGVLLLGAGHETTANMIALGTLALLRNPDQLALLRDTDDPRTVAGAVEELLRYLTITHSGRRRVAVADIEIDGQVIRAGDGVVFANEIANRDPEAFPEPDRLDLTRDARRHVAFGYGVHQCLGQPLARVELQVVYSTLYSRIPTLELATDMDRLEFKHDGLVYGVYELPVTW; from the coding sequence ATGACCGACACACTGACGGACACGCCGGCCCAGTTGCCCGAACTTCCGATGCCCCGGGCGTCCGGCTGCCCCTTCGATCCGCCCCCCGCGCTCCGGGGCCTCCAGGCCGGCCGGCCCGTCTCCCGGGTGCGCATCTGGGACGGCAGCAGTCCGTGGCTGATCACCCGTCACGAGGACGTACGCGCCCTGCTGGGCGATCCGCGCATCAGCGCCGATCCCAGCCTGCCCGGCTATCCGCACCGCACGGCCGGGCTGAAGGTGCGCGACCAGACCCGGCGCACCTTCATCACCATGGACGACCCCGAACACGCCCGGCTGCGGCGCATGGTGACGGCTCCCTTCGCGATCAGGAAGGTCGAGGCGCTGCGGCCCTCGATCCAGCAGATCGTCGACGATCTGATCGACGCCCTGCTCGCCGGGCCCAAGCCGGTGGACCTGGTCGAGTCCTTCGCCCTGCCGCTGCCCAGCCTGGTGATCTGCGAACTGCTCGGCGTCCCCTACGAGAAGCACGACTTCTTCCAGCGCAACACCAGGGTCATCGTGCGCCGCACCTCCACGGCGGAGGAACTGCTCGCGGCGTCCGAGGCGCTGACCGACTACCTGGACGAGCTGCTGACCGTCAAGCTCGCCGATCCCGGCGACGACCTGCTCTCCCAGCTCGCGGTGCAGCGGGTGGCCACCGGGGAGATGACGCAGCGTCAGGCGGCCGAGACGGGCGTGCTGTTGCTCGGCGCGGGCCACGAGACCACCGCGAACATGATCGCGCTGGGCACCCTGGCCCTGCTGCGCAACCCGGACCAGCTGGCCCTGCTCCGCGACACCGACGACCCCAGGACCGTCGCCGGGGCCGTCGAGGAACTGCTGCGCTATCTCACCATCACCCACTCCGGGCGCCGGCGCGTGGCGGTGGCGGACATCGAGATCGACGGCCAGGTGATCCGCGCGGGCGACGGTGTGGTCTTCGCCAACGAGATCGCCAACCGGGACCCGGAGGCCTTCCCCGAACCCGACCGGCTCGACCTCACCCGCGACGCCCGCCGCCATGTGGCCTTCGGGTACGGCGTGCACCAGTGCCTCGGCCAGCCGCTGGCCCGTGTCGAGCTGCAGGTCGTCTACAGCACCCTGTACTCCCGCATCCCCACCCTCGAACTGGCCACCGACATGGACCGGTTGGAGTTCAAGCACGACGGTCTCGTCTACGGCGTCTACGAACTCCCGGTCACCTGGTAG
- a CDS encoding ferredoxin, with product MRVEVDQPRCVASGQCVLMAPEVFDQDDDGIVLLLSSDPDPVHEEGVRESAAVCPAAAIRLLEN from the coding sequence ATGCGTGTGGAAGTGGACCAGCCCAGGTGCGTCGCGTCCGGGCAGTGCGTCCTGATGGCTCCCGAGGTCTTCGACCAGGACGACGACGGCATCGTGCTGCTGCTGAGCAGCGACCCGGATCCGGTGCACGAGGAAGGGGTGCGCGAGTCCGCGGCGGTCTGCCCGGCCGCCGCGATCCGGCTGCTGGAGAACTGA
- a CDS encoding LacI family DNA-binding transcriptional regulator, with protein sequence MRVSLKDVASHAGVSIKTVSNVVNDHPHVSPAMRARVQKSIDELGYRPNLTARHLRKGRTGIVALALPELGNPYFAELAAEVVDAAAAHDYTVLLDHTGGRRDQEALVSQGFRARVIDGLILSPIELEAEDLRARAEPVPLVLLGEREYDLPYDHIAIDNVAAAREAVRHLISLGRRDIAFLGARRGRSQPAHLRLRGWREALDAAGLVADHRLVAATDGWGHADGAAAMARLLDAGHRPDAVFAYNDPIAIGAMRVLAERGLRVPEDVAVVGFDDVVEGRFGAVTLTSVSPDKASIARMAVESVLSQLDGAPRGEARRIHAGYRLVRRESTLGSDAPPPTPA encoded by the coding sequence GTGCGGGTGAGCCTGAAGGACGTCGCGTCGCACGCGGGTGTCTCCATCAAGACCGTCTCCAACGTGGTCAACGACCATCCGCACGTCAGCCCGGCGATGCGGGCACGGGTGCAGAAGTCCATCGACGAACTCGGCTACCGCCCCAACCTCACCGCCCGGCATCTGCGCAAGGGCAGGACCGGGATCGTCGCCCTCGCCCTGCCCGAACTGGGCAACCCCTACTTCGCCGAACTGGCCGCCGAGGTGGTCGACGCGGCCGCCGCGCACGACTACACCGTCCTGCTCGACCACACCGGCGGGCGGCGCGACCAGGAGGCCCTGGTCAGCCAGGGCTTCCGGGCCAGGGTGATCGACGGGCTGATCCTGAGCCCCATCGAGCTGGAGGCCGAGGACCTGCGCGCGCGGGCCGAGCCGGTCCCGCTGGTGCTGCTCGGCGAGCGCGAGTACGACCTGCCCTACGACCACATCGCCATCGACAACGTCGCGGCCGCCCGCGAGGCGGTGCGGCACCTCATCTCGCTCGGGCGGCGCGACATCGCGTTCCTGGGCGCGCGGCGCGGCCGCAGCCAGCCCGCCCATCTGCGGCTGCGCGGCTGGCGTGAGGCGCTGGACGCGGCCGGACTCGTCGCCGACCACCGGCTGGTGGCGGCCACCGACGGCTGGGGGCACGCCGACGGGGCGGCGGCCATGGCCCGGCTGCTGGACGCCGGGCACCGGCCCGACGCGGTGTTCGCCTACAACGACCCCATCGCCATCGGCGCCATGCGCGTCCTGGCCGAACGCGGGCTGCGCGTCCCCGAGGACGTCGCCGTGGTCGGCTTCGACGACGTGGTCGAGGGCCGGTTCGGCGCCGTCACCCTCACCTCGGTCTCACCCGACAAGGCGTCCATCGCCAGGATGGCGGTGGAGTCGGTGCTGTCCCAACTGGACGGCGCGCCCCGGGGAGAGGCCCGCCGGATCCACGCCGGCTACCGCCTGGTCCGCCGGGAGAGCACCCTCGGGTCGGACGCCCCGCCACCCACTCCGGCCTGA